A part of Capsicum annuum cultivar UCD-10X-F1 chromosome 6, UCD10Xv1.1, whole genome shotgun sequence genomic DNA contains:
- the LOC107872993 gene encoding filament-like plant protein: MDKRNWLWKKRPSEKSIGETESSGSLSSHSERHSDEQDPLKEIPENDNQSPEVTSKAATIDNEAKESPKKLIEKLSAALVNVSAKEDLVKQHAKVAEEAVAGWEKAENEVTILKQQLEAAVQQNLTLDVRVNHLNGALKECVRQLRQARDEQEQRIQNAVVEKEKEWESERAALANQLYELRTQAEASRTGSPVSTDLNVLLRLEYLEKERTALKLVLSSHSEELQIRTIERDLSNQAAETASKQQLESIKKVAKLEAECRRLQALARKSSLLSDQRSSAVSSLCVESITNSQCSSGKRLRTVDTDSHMMSKRETSECQRSCSDSWASALIAELDQFEHENGMPKTLAALSLEIDMMDDFLEMERLAAISETVNNASSLASDAIADDSSSEENPMAAERETISQRVAELEQKLEKIEAEKSELENAVRESQDALMVSDLQLKEAQLKLEKLQKELNEVNESKELLEFQLFGMEVESRTMSANIHSLKTEVERERSLSSDMEIKCQELENELRRKSKEFELQQTSSSNSESKIKQEDLAVAADKLAECQKTIASLGKQLQSLATLEDFLIDTASLPGFSGGGSVVTGASGEECKLHVTETFSPKRNSDNAKIENYSHSMNGNEGESSSSSSSSSTQVTTSKSRNGFGKLFFRSKSGIQL, from the exons ATGGACAAGAGGAATTGGTTGTGGAAAAAGAGACCTTCTGAGAAAAGCATTGGTGAAACTGAGAGTTCTGGTTCACTCTCTTCACATTCAGAAAGACACTCTGATGAGCAG GATCCGTTAAAAGAAATTCCAGAAAATGACAACCAATCACCAGAAGTGACCTCAAAAGCAGCAACTATTGATAATGAAGCCAAGGAAAGTCCAAAGAAGTTGATAGAAAAGTTATCAGCTGCTCTAGTTAATGTTAGTGCTAAAGAAGACTTAGTTAAGCAGCATGCTAAAGTGGCAGAAGAAGCTGTTGCAG GTTGGGAAAAGGCAGAAAATGAGGTTACAATTCTAAAGCAGCAACTTGAGGCAGCTGTGCAGCAAAACTTGACTTTAGATGTTCGTGTCAACCATCTTAATGGTGCTCTCAAGGAATGTGTCAGGCAATTGAGACAAGCTAGAGATGAGCAGGAGCAAAGAATTCAAAACGCTGTGGTAGAGAAGGAAAAAGAATGGGAGTCTGAAAGAGCTGCACTTGCAAATCAGCTATATGAGCTGCGGACACAAGCAGAGGCTAGTAGAACTGGTTCTCCTGTTTCTACTGATCTGAATGTTCTTCTCAGGCTTGAGTATCTAGAGAAGGAGCGCACAGCTCTCAAACTTGTCCTTTCTTCTCATTCAGAGGAGTTGCAAATTAGGACCATAGAGAGGGACTTGAGCAACCAAGCAGCGGAAACTGCTAGCAAACAGCAGCTAGAGAGCATAAAGAAGGTGGCCAAGCTTGAAGCTGAATGTCGAAGACTACAAGCTTTGGCTCGCAAATCATCCCTACTCAGTGACCAAAGGTCCTCTGCTGTTTCATCTCTTTGTGTTGAGTCCATCACCAATAGTCAATGCAGCAGTGGGAAGCGACTGAGGACTGTCGACACTGATAGCCACATGATGAGCAAGCGTGAAACAAGTGAATGCCAGCGAAGTTGCTCTGATTCATGGGCATCAGCACTAATTGCTGAGCTCGATCAATTTGAGCATGAAAATGGTATGCCTAAAACTCTTGCCGCCCTGTCTTTGGAAATTGACATGATGGATGACTTCTTGGAGATGGAGAGACTTGCTGCAATATCTGAAACTGTGAATAATGCCTCTTCACTTGCGTCTGATGCTATTGCTGATGACTCATCTAGTGAAGAGAATCCCATGGCTGCAGAACGTGAGACCATTTCGCAAAGGGTGGCTGAATTAGAGCAAAAGCTGGAGAAAATTGAAGCCGAGAAATCTGAGCTGGAGAATGCTGTACGTGAGAGCCAAGACGCCCTTATGGTGTCTGATTTGCAGCTTAAGGAAGCTCAACTCAAGTTGGAAAAGCTGCAGAAGGAGCTAAATGAAGTGAATGAATCAAAAGAGTTGCTTGAGTTTCAACTCTTTGGCATGGAAGTAGAATCACGGACTATGTCTGCGAACATTCATTCTTTAAAGACAGAAGTTGAAAGAGAACGATCATTGTCATCTGATATGGAAATTAAGTGCCAGGAATTGGAAAATGAACTAAGAAGAAAATCCAAAGAATTCGAACTTCAGCAAACTTCTAGTTCAAATAGCGAATCGAAAATAAAGCAG GAAGATTTAGCTGTAGCTGCTGACAAGCTTGCAGAATGCCAGAAAACAATTGCATCTCTTGGGAAGCAGCTTCAGTCACTAGCCACTTTAGAAGATTTCTTGATTGACACAGCAAGTCTTCCTGGATTTTCTGGGGGAGGATCAGTTGTGACTGGAGCTAGTGGAGAGGAATGCAAGTTACACGTAACTGAGACATTTAGCCCAAAGCGCAATTCAGATAATGCAAAGATTGAGAATTATAGTCATTCTATGAACGGAAATGAAGGAGAATCatcctcttcttcatcatcatcatctactCAAGTGACAACTTCCAAAAGTAGAAATGGTTTTGGAAAGTTGTTTTTTCGAAGCAAGAGTGGAATTCAGCTCTAA